A window of Hyperolius riggenbachi isolate aHypRig1 chromosome 1, aHypRig1.pri, whole genome shotgun sequence contains these coding sequences:
- the LOC137539064 gene encoding S-antigen protein-like, with the protein METGQTQRQDRHSPQRQGRSSPQRQTQSAETGQTQSAETGQTQSAETGQTQSADRTDAVRRDRTDAVRRDRTDTVRRDRTDTVRRDRTDAVRRDRADTETGQRQDRHGNRTDTETGQTQSAETGQKQSAETDTVRRDRTDAVRRDRTEAVRRDRTDTVHRDRTDAVRRDRADAVRRDRADAVRRDRADAVRRDRADAVRRDRADALR; encoded by the coding sequence ATGGAAACaggacagacacagagacaggacagaCACAGTCCGCAGAGACAGGGCAGAAGCAGTCCGCAGAGACAGACACAGTCCGCAGAGACAGGACAGACGCAGTCCGCAGAGACAGGACAGACGCAGTCCGCAGAGACAGGACAGACGCAGTCCGCAGACAGGACAGACGCAGTCCGCAGAGACAGGACAGACGCAGTCCGCAGAGACAGGACAGACACAGTCCGCAGAGACAGGACAGACACAGTCCGCAGAGACAGGACAGACGCAGTCCGCAGAGACAGGGcagacacagagacaggacagaGACAGGACAGACACGGAAACaggacagacacagagacaggacagaCACAGTCCGCAGAGACAGGGCAGAAGCAGTCCGCAGAGACAGACACAGTCCGCAGAGACAGGACAGACGCAGTCCGCAGAGACAGGACAGAAGCAGTCCGCAGAGACAGGACAGACAcagtccacagagacaggacagaCGCAGTCCGCAGAGACAGGGCAGACGCAGTCCGCAGAGACAGGGCAGACGCAGTCCGCAGAGACAGGGCAGACGCAGTCCGCAGAGACAGGGCAGATGCAGTCCGCAGAGACAGGGCAGACGCACTCCGCTGA